The Prevotella fusca JCM 17724 genome includes a window with the following:
- the secA gene encoding preprotein translocase subunit SecA, translating to MNFNKILKALFGDKSTRDMKLIQPYVDKVKAAYPEIMSLSNDELRAKTKEIQQYVQDAGKEQREKIAELRATIEGTPIDEREVIFNQIDKLEKEALDNYEKALDEVMPVAFSIVKDTARRFAENEETVVTATDFDRELAADPSKDFITIDGDKAIYHNHWTAGGNDLKWEMVHYDVQIFGGTVLHQGKIAEMATGEGKTLVATLPVFLNALTGNGVHVVTVNDYLAKRDSEWMGPLYMFNGLSVDCIDKHQPNSPARRKAYQADITFGTNNEFGFDYLRDNMAVSPADLVQRQHNYAIVDEVDSVLIDDARTPLIISGPVPKGDVQMFEEFQPLVQSLYEVQRKQATELLSEARHKLSEAQKNANDKAVCQKLMEEGFLALYRSFKALPKNKALIKYLSEEGIKAGMLKTEEYYMANNNREMPKAIEPLYFVTDEKMNSCDLTDKGTAWLAAQVKDDKLFVLPDIATELSALEKQKDEKLIDEQTYIDQKDAMMAHYGVQSERVHTLQQLLKAYTMFNKDDEYVVLNGEVKIVDEQTGRIMEGRRWSDGLHQAVEAKEHVKVEAATQTFATITLQNYFRMYHKLSGMTGTASTEAGEFWDIYKLDVVEIPTNRPILRKDMEDRVYKTAREKYAAVIDEVEAMRNQGRPCLVGTTSVEISELLSKMLNMRKIPHQVLNAKQHLKEAQIVAEAGRSVDGLGAVTIATNMAGRGTDIKLSQEVKEAGGLAIIGTERHESRRVDRQLRGRAGRQGDPGSSVFYVSLEDKLMRLFGSERIAKVMDKLGFEDGERIESSMISNSIERAQKKVEENNFGIRKRLLEYDDVMNKQRTVIYEKRRHALMGERIGMDISNIIWDRCLSIIAKNDYEGCKEEFLKVLAMECPFTEEEFTSGNTDELAERSFQAAMEAFTRKTERIQTVAWPIIKQVYENQGALYERIMVPITDGKRVYNIPCDLKEAYESEAKSVVKQFEKVILLHIIDDDWKENLRQLDDLRHSVQNASYEQKDPLLIFKLESVKLWDNMIDDMNNRTASVLMRGQIPEMQPADEIQEAAPEERTQQYKEEKVELNDPGQVAAAQQDTREGAQQVNHTPYRADKMPRPNDPCPCGSGKKFKNCHGRNIR from the coding sequence ATGAATTTCAATAAGATATTAAAAGCACTTTTCGGAGATAAATCAACACGTGATATGAAGTTGATTCAGCCATACGTAGACAAGGTAAAGGCTGCGTACCCGGAAATCATGTCACTTAGCAATGACGAGTTGCGTGCAAAGACAAAGGAAATACAGCAATATGTCCAGGATGCCGGCAAAGAACAGCGTGAGAAGATTGCAGAGCTTCGTGCAACGATAGAAGGAACACCGATTGATGAGCGCGAAGTCATCTTCAACCAGATAGACAAACTCGAAAAAGAGGCTCTTGACAACTACGAGAAGGCACTCGATGAGGTTATGCCCGTGGCTTTCTCTATCGTCAAGGATACGGCACGCCGTTTCGCTGAGAATGAAGAGACGGTTGTAACAGCAACTGACTTTGACCGTGAACTTGCTGCCGACCCATCCAAGGACTTTATTACTATTGATGGCGACAAGGCTATCTATCATAATCATTGGACCGCCGGTGGCAATGACTTGAAATGGGAGATGGTACATTATGATGTACAGATTTTCGGTGGTACAGTTCTTCATCAAGGTAAGATTGCCGAGATGGCTACTGGTGAAGGTAAGACACTTGTTGCTACCCTGCCGGTATTCCTCAACGCCCTTACAGGCAATGGTGTTCACGTCGTAACTGTCAACGACTATCTGGCAAAGCGTGACTCTGAGTGGATGGGGCCTCTCTATATGTTTAACGGTCTTTCTGTTGACTGTATCGACAAGCACCAGCCAAACTCTCCTGCACGTCGCAAGGCTTATCAGGCAGATATTACTTTTGGTACCAACAATGAATTCGGTTTCGACTATCTGCGCGACAACATGGCAGTATCACCAGCCGACCTCGTACAGCGTCAGCACAACTATGCCATTGTCGATGAGGTTGACTCCGTATTGATTGATGACGCACGTACACCTCTTATCATCAGTGGTCCTGTCCCAAAGGGCGATGTCCAGATGTTCGAGGAGTTCCAACCATTGGTACAGAGCCTTTATGAGGTTCAGCGCAAGCAGGCAACAGAACTTCTTTCCGAGGCTCGTCATAAGCTGTCTGAAGCACAGAAGAATGCCAACGACAAGGCTGTTTGTCAGAAATTGATGGAAGAAGGTTTCCTTGCCCTTTACCGTTCGTTCAAGGCACTGCCTAAGAATAAGGCACTTATCAAGTATCTTTCAGAGGAAGGTATCAAGGCAGGTATGCTGAAGACCGAGGAGTATTACATGGCAAACAACAACCGTGAAATGCCAAAGGCTATAGAGCCTCTCTACTTCGTAACAGACGAGAAGATGAACTCCTGCGACCTTACTGACAAGGGTACAGCATGGCTGGCTGCACAGGTGAAAGATGACAAGCTCTTCGTATTGCCTGACATTGCCACAGAACTCTCTGCACTTGAGAAACAGAAAGATGAAAAGCTCATTGACGAGCAGACATATATCGACCAGAAAGATGCCATGATGGCTCATTACGGCGTTCAGAGTGAGCGTGTTCATACCTTGCAGCAGCTTTTGAAGGCTTACACCATGTTCAACAAGGATGACGAGTATGTTGTACTGAATGGCGAGGTCAAGATTGTCGACGAGCAGACAGGTCGTATCATGGAAGGTCGCCGCTGGAGCGACGGCTTGCACCAGGCTGTCGAAGCTAAAGAGCATGTAAAGGTAGAGGCCGCAACACAGACCTTTGCAACCATTACCTTGCAGAACTACTTCCGTATGTATCACAAACTCTCTGGTATGACCGGTACAGCTTCAACTGAGGCTGGTGAGTTCTGGGACATCTATAAGCTGGATGTCGTTGAAATTCCTACCAACCGTCCGATCCTGCGTAAGGATATGGAGGACCGTGTTTATAAGACAGCACGTGAGAAGTACGCAGCTGTCATCGACGAGGTTGAAGCAATGAGAAACCAGGGACGTCCTTGTCTTGTTGGTACAACATCTGTCGAAATCAGTGAGCTCTTGAGCAAGATGCTTAATATGCGTAAGATTCCACACCAGGTGTTGAATGCCAAGCAGCACTTGAAAGAGGCGCAGATTGTAGCCGAGGCCGGTCGTTCAGTAGATGGTCTTGGTGCAGTAACGATCGCTACCAATATGGCAGGTCGTGGTACTGACATCAAACTTTCACAGGAAGTCAAGGAAGCAGGTGGTCTGGCTATCATTGGTACAGAGCGTCATGAGAGCCGTCGTGTAGACCGTCAGCTGCGTGGTCGTGCCGGTCGTCAGGGTGACCCGGGTTCATCAGTATTCTATGTATCACTTGAAGATAAGCTGATGCGTCTCTTCGGTTCTGAGCGTATTGCCAAGGTAATGGACAAGTTGGGATTTGAAGATGGTGAGCGCATTGAAAGTTCTATGATTTCAAACAGTATCGAGCGTGCACAGAAGAAAGTCGAGGAGAACAACTTCGGTATCCGTAAGCGTCTGTTGGAGTATGATGATGTCATGAACAAGCAGCGTACGGTTATCTACGAGAAGCGTCGCCATGCACTGATGGGTGAGCGTATTGGTATGGACATCTCCAACATTATCTGGGACCGTTGCTTGAGTATCATCGCAAAGAATGACTACGAGGGCTGCAAGGAAGAGTTCCTGAAGGTTCTTGCAATGGAATGTCCTTTCACAGAGGAAGAGTTTACGAGCGGCAACACAGATGAGCTTGCAGAGCGCAGCTTCCAGGCAGCCATGGAGGCATTCACACGTAAGACTGAACGCATCCAGACTGTTGCATGGCCTATCATCAAGCAGGTATATGAGAATCAGGGCGCATTGTATGAGCGCATCATGGTTCCTATCACCGACGGCAAGCGTGTTTACAACATTCCTTGCGACTTGAAGGAAGCCTACGAGAGCGAAGCAAAGTCTGTTGTCAAGCAGTTCGAGAAGGTTATCCTGCTCCATATCATTGATGATGACTGGAAAGAGAACCTCCGCCAGCTGGATGATCTCCGTCACTCTGTACAGAATGCTTCTTACGAGCAGAAAGACCCGTTACTCATCTTCAAGCTGGAGAGTGTGAAGCTGTGGGACAACATGATTGACGACATGAACAACCGCACAGCAAGTGTACTCATGCGTGGTCAGATTCCAGAGATGCAGCCAGCTGACGAGATTCAGGAAGCTGCACCGGAAGAGCGCACACAGCAGTACAAAGAGGAGAAGGTTGAACTCAATGACCCAGGTCAGGTTGCTGCAGCACAGCAGGATACCCGCGAAGGAGCACAGCAGGTAAACCACACTCCATATCGTGCGGACAAGATGCCACGTCCGAACGACCCATGTCCATGTGGTAGTGGTAAGAAATTCAAGAATTGCCATGGTCGCAATATCCGTTAA
- a CDS encoding glutamine--tRNA ligase/YqeY domain fusion protein, whose translation MTTIENNTNEEKRSLSFVEQLVEEDLAEGKNGGRIQTRFPPEPNGYLHIGHAKAICMDFGVAEHYNGICNLRFDDTNPSKENTEYVENILHDISWLGFKWGNIYYASDYFEKLWEFALWMIKKGLAYVDEQTSEEIAAQKGTPTTPGIPSPYRDRPVEENLALFEKMNTAEAVEGSMVLRAKLDMANPNMHFRDPIMYRIIQIPHHRTGTKWHCYPMYDFAHGQSDYFEGVTHSICTLEFVPHHPLYDKLVDFLKESDGTADNLKDNRPRQIEFNRLNLTYTVMSKRKLHTLVDENLVKGWDDPRMPTLCGMRRRGYSPESIRNFIDSIGYTKFDALNDVALLEAAVRDDLNKKATRVSAVLDPVKLVITNYPEGKTEEMEAINNPENEADGTHTITFSKNLWIERADFMEDAPRKFQRLRPGKEVRLNNAYIIKCPEVDYCKKDTEGNIIEIYAEYDSETRSGTSGSDRKIKGKTLHWVSADHCLKAEVREYDRLFNVENPAADERDFRELLNPESLTVRTECYVEQYLSEKKPGDYLQFQRTGYFMLDPDTTDNHLVFNKTVGLKDTWAKKAKA comes from the coding sequence ATGACTACAATAGAGAACAACACCAATGAGGAGAAGCGTAGCTTGAGCTTCGTTGAGCAACTGGTTGAGGAAGACCTCGCAGAAGGTAAGAACGGAGGACGTATCCAGACACGTTTCCCGCCAGAGCCAAACGGCTATCTCCACATTGGACATGCAAAGGCTATCTGCATGGACTTCGGTGTAGCTGAACATTATAATGGCATCTGTAATCTTCGCTTTGATGACACCAACCCAAGCAAGGAGAATACAGAATATGTAGAGAATATCCTTCATGACATCAGCTGGCTTGGCTTCAAGTGGGGCAACATCTATTATGCCAGTGACTACTTTGAGAAACTGTGGGAATTTGCTCTATGGATGATAAAGAAAGGACTGGCTTATGTTGACGAGCAGACTTCGGAAGAAATTGCAGCACAGAAAGGAACACCGACCACACCAGGCATCCCATCACCTTACCGTGACCGCCCTGTTGAGGAGAACCTCGCACTGTTTGAGAAGATGAACACAGCCGAGGCTGTCGAAGGAAGTATGGTACTACGTGCAAAGCTCGATATGGCTAATCCTAACATGCACTTCCGTGACCCAATTATGTACCGGATCATTCAGATTCCACATCATCGTACAGGCACAAAATGGCATTGTTATCCGATGTATGACTTTGCACACGGACAGAGTGATTACTTTGAGGGAGTCACCCACTCTATCTGTACACTTGAATTTGTTCCTCACCATCCGCTCTATGATAAGTTAGTAGACTTCCTGAAGGAAAGTGACGGCACAGCGGATAACCTCAAAGACAACCGCCCACGACAGATTGAGTTCAACCGCTTGAACCTTACCTATACAGTAATGTCAAAGCGTAAACTCCATACACTTGTCGATGAAAACCTCGTGAAGGGATGGGATGACCCACGTATGCCGACACTCTGCGGTATGCGCCGTCGTGGCTATTCTCCAGAGTCTATCCGCAACTTCATTGACTCAATTGGCTATACCAAGTTCGATGCACTTAATGACGTAGCCTTGTTGGAGGCTGCTGTACGTGATGACCTGAACAAGAAAGCAACACGTGTGAGTGCTGTACTCGACCCTGTGAAACTGGTTATTACGAACTATCCAGAGGGCAAGACTGAGGAGATGGAAGCTATCAACAATCCAGAGAATGAGGCTGATGGCACACATACCATAACCTTCTCAAAGAACCTTTGGATTGAACGTGCAGACTTTATGGAGGATGCACCACGAAAATTCCAACGATTACGTCCTGGGAAAGAAGTACGTTTGAATAATGCATACATTATTAAATGTCCAGAAGTTGACTATTGCAAAAAAGATACAGAAGGAAATATTATAGAAATCTATGCAGAATACGATTCAGAAACACGTAGTGGAACTTCTGGATCAGATAGGAAAATCAAGGGAAAAACTCTCCACTGGGTTAGCGCAGACCATTGCTTAAAGGCTGAAGTACGTGAGTACGACCGTTTGTTCAATGTTGAGAATCCTGCTGCTGACGAACGTGATTTCCGTGAACTTCTCAACCCAGAGAGCCTAACCGTACGCACGGAGTGCTACGTTGAGCAGTATCTCTCCGAGAAAAAGCCCGGCGATTATCTACAGTTCCAGCGTACGGGCTACTTCATGCTTGACCCAGACACAACCGATAATCACCTTGTATTCAACAAGACTGTCGGTCTGAAGGATACCTGGGCTAAGAAAGCCAAAGCATAA
- the mltG gene encoding endolytic transglycosylase MltG yields MTKTKGKSKGSTSRRIIVAILAVLAGVAYFLFFSGMSRTGKEYYLLIDEDDNIDSVYAKLQPLSTPHGFWVFKQLAGVMGYADNIRVGRFAVGSSGSLQTSRHIINGLQAPVKITIKSVRTIDDLATDVSGKMMFTRAELLSRLKSKETCKKYGFTPETIPAMFIPNTYDFYWNTTVDKFLDKMSEENKKFWNSERKEKTKKVGLTQSEVVTLASIVDEETDNEAEMPDIAGMYINRLHINMPLQADPTVKFATRNFTARRIYQKWLTVDNPYNTYKYRGLPPGPIRIPSVAAIDAVLNYVHHDYIYMCAKEDFSGTHNFAKTYEEHQVNAEKYAKALNKRGIN; encoded by the coding sequence ATGACAAAAACTAAAGGAAAGAGCAAGGGATCAACCTCCCGACGGATCATTGTTGCCATCCTTGCCGTACTGGCAGGTGTGGCTTACTTTCTTTTCTTCTCGGGAATGTCCCGCACTGGGAAGGAATATTACCTTCTCATAGACGAGGATGACAATATAGACTCTGTCTACGCCAAACTACAGCCACTCTCTACGCCTCATGGCTTCTGGGTATTCAAACAGCTTGCAGGCGTCATGGGGTATGCTGACAACATCCGGGTCGGCAGATTTGCCGTAGGTTCATCAGGCTCACTGCAGACATCCCGCCACATTATCAACGGACTGCAGGCACCTGTCAAGATCACAATCAAATCGGTAAGAACCATTGACGACCTTGCTACAGACGTTAGCGGAAAGATGATGTTCACACGCGCCGAACTCCTTTCAAGACTCAAGTCAAAAGAGACCTGCAAGAAATACGGCTTCACGCCTGAGACCATCCCGGCAATGTTCATCCCTAACACATACGACTTCTACTGGAACACAACAGTCGATAAGTTCCTCGACAAGATGAGCGAGGAAAACAAGAAGTTCTGGAATTCTGAACGGAAAGAGAAGACAAAGAAGGTTGGACTAACACAAAGTGAGGTCGTAACGCTTGCAAGTATTGTAGACGAAGAAACCGACAACGAAGCTGAAATGCCTGACATTGCAGGTATGTACATCAACCGTCTGCACATCAACATGCCGCTGCAGGCTGACCCGACGGTAAAGTTTGCAACCAGAAACTTCACAGCCCGCCGCATCTACCAGAAGTGGCTCACGGTTGACAATCCTTACAACACCTATAAGTATCGTGGGCTTCCTCCCGGACCTATCCGCATCCCGTCAGTTGCAGCCATTGATGCTGTTCTGAACTATGTTCATCATGACTATATCTATATGTGTGCAAAGGAGGATTTCAGCGGCACGCACAACTTTGCCAAGACTTACGAAGAACATCAGGTGAATGCTGAGAAATATGCCAAGGCTCTGAACAAACGCGGCATCAACTAA
- a CDS encoding HAD family hydrolase — MKEFDTYIFDLDGTLLSTLGDLAASTNYALRWAGMPERTVEEVRMFVGNGVRLLMERAVPGGVENPKFEETYARFREHYMEHNLDTTCPYDGIPELLCELKRRGKKLAIVSNKFYAATQELACHFFPDMIDVAIGERETIRKKPAPDTVLEALRQLDAPKEGAVYIGDSDVDVMTAKNCGLPCISVLWGFRDKDFLLEHGASLFVEKPEEILGD; from the coding sequence ATGAAAGAATTTGATACATATATCTTTGATTTAGACGGGACGTTGCTGAGTACGTTAGGCGATTTGGCCGCAAGTACAAACTATGCGCTTCGTTGGGCTGGTATGCCGGAACGTACTGTGGAAGAGGTGCGTATGTTCGTGGGAAATGGGGTCAGACTGCTTATGGAGCGTGCTGTTCCCGGTGGTGTTGAGAATCCTAAGTTTGAGGAAACATACGCCAGGTTTCGCGAACATTACATGGAACATAACCTTGATACTACCTGTCCCTACGATGGTATTCCTGAGTTGCTTTGCGAGTTGAAGCGGCGTGGCAAGAAACTGGCCATCGTGAGCAACAAGTTCTATGCAGCAACACAGGAACTTGCATGCCATTTTTTCCCTGATATGATAGATGTGGCAATAGGCGAGCGTGAGACAATCAGGAAGAAGCCTGCTCCCGATACAGTGCTGGAGGCACTTCGCCAGTTGGATGCTCCGAAGGAAGGTGCGGTATATATCGGTGACAGTGATGTGGATGTAATGACGGCAAAGAACTGCGGATTGCCTTGTATCAGCGTACTTTGGGGGTTTCGTGACAAGGATTTCCTGTTAGAACACGGTGCAAGTCTGTTTGTAGAGAAACCTGAAGAAATCCTTGGAGATTAA
- a CDS encoding ATP-binding cassette domain-containing protein → MVAISVNNLIKKFGDKAAVSIPEFYFPSNELIGLVGNNGAGKTTLFRLILNLIKADNGVINFCLADGDSSLHGEKVKDRETLVSNLEESWKSYIAAYLDESFLIDFLTPKEFFTFIAKVNNIVEQEMEELLNDFHTFLGDDILDNRKYIRELSAGNKQKVGIAATLLSCPKFVILDEPFNFLDPSSQNQLKKLLTAYKEQHQASILISSHNLHHTIDISDRIVLMENGSIIKNIAEVTEESIKALENYFLL, encoded by the coding sequence ATGGTCGCAATATCCGTTAATAACCTTATAAAGAAATTCGGGGATAAGGCAGCTGTGTCTATCCCCGAATTTTATTTCCCTTCCAACGAGCTTATTGGCCTCGTTGGTAATAATGGTGCAGGAAAGACAACACTTTTCCGCTTAATACTTAACCTCATCAAGGCTGACAACGGCGTCATAAACTTCTGTCTGGCTGATGGTGATTCAAGTCTGCATGGAGAAAAAGTAAAGGACAGAGAAACTCTGGTTTCCAATCTTGAAGAATCATGGAAGAGTTATATCGCAGCCTATCTGGACGAAAGTTTCCTTATTGATTTCCTCACACCAAAGGAATTCTTTACTTTCATTGCAAAGGTCAACAATATCGTAGAGCAAGAAATGGAAGAACTGTTAAACGACTTCCATACTTTTCTTGGTGACGATATTCTTGACAACAGGAAGTATATCCGCGAGCTTTCAGCAGGAAACAAGCAGAAAGTCGGCATAGCTGCCACCCTACTCTCTTGTCCGAAGTTCGTAATCCTTGATGAGCCTTTCAACTTCCTTGACCCAAGCAGTCAGAACCAATTAAAGAAACTCCTGACTGCATACAAGGAACAACATCAAGCCTCTATTCTAATTTCGAGCCATAACCTACACCATACAATAGATATAAGTGACAGGATTGTACTGATGGAGAACGGCTCTATTATAAAGAACATTGCAGAAGTTACTGAAGAATCTATAAAAGCTCTTGAGAACTATTTTCTCTTATGA
- a CDS encoding PepSY-associated TM helix domain-containing protein: MKRKTWRKYHKWIGIVITFFLIMFCLSGIILNHRQCFSDINISRGLLPDQYTFKQWNNGLLRGTLRYKDTDGHDIVLIYGTSGIIRTDTTASHFTDYNQGLPTGADYRQIRGMVATPQGDLFAASIMGLYKTGKHAHWLSVPLPMTDDDELLTDITTHGDTLVVLSRSHLYYAIAPYKSFTRLDLQAPEGYENKVSLFRQIWLLHSGALFGTVGKFLMDGISIVLIVLCVTGIWFWLRPRSVRILRWHTKTGIYTFFLTLFIALTGWALRPPVMIALATNSTRPLPGTSLDNDNAWFDKLRMIRYDEQLHDWLLSTSEGFFSLRSFDSKPHKVSSPPPVSVMGQTVWQRDCYGRWLIGSFDGLYSWDRNSCTIIPYENYMTSSPRIPGTAPDGQTISGYSSDFTNKECVVSYFSGTPFANQPEELENKPISLWNLALEIHTGRVYAGALGSFLFIFMAGLLIVFVIVSGKKL, translated from the coding sequence ATGAAACGTAAAACGTGGCGTAAATATCATAAATGGATTGGTATCGTAATCACATTCTTCTTAATAATGTTCTGTCTGTCAGGCATCATACTCAATCATCGCCAGTGCTTTTCCGACATCAATATAAGCCGTGGGCTATTACCGGACCAGTACACTTTCAAGCAATGGAACAATGGGCTTTTACGTGGTACACTACGCTACAAAGATACGGACGGACATGACATTGTACTCATATACGGCACATCTGGTATAATACGGACTGACACAACAGCATCACATTTCACGGATTATAACCAAGGATTGCCCACGGGTGCTGACTATCGGCAGATAAGAGGAATGGTCGCAACACCGCAGGGCGACCTCTTTGCAGCCAGTATCATGGGGCTATATAAAACAGGTAAACATGCGCATTGGCTGTCAGTACCTCTGCCAATGACGGACGATGATGAGTTGTTGACAGATATAACCACACACGGCGACACCCTTGTCGTGCTCTCCCGTTCTCATCTTTATTATGCCATAGCACCTTACAAGAGTTTCACACGGCTTGACCTACAGGCACCTGAGGGATATGAAAACAAAGTATCGCTCTTCCGCCAGATATGGCTTTTGCACAGTGGGGCTTTATTCGGCACCGTAGGGAAGTTCCTCATGGACGGAATATCCATTGTCCTCATCGTCCTCTGCGTGACAGGTATATGGTTCTGGCTACGCCCAAGGAGTGTCCGCATTCTGCGATGGCACACAAAAACAGGGATTTATACATTCTTCCTCACGCTTTTTATCGCATTGACCGGATGGGCATTGCGTCCTCCTGTCATGATAGCTCTCGCTACGAACAGCACACGCCCATTGCCGGGAACATCCTTGGACAATGACAACGCCTGGTTTGACAAACTGAGAATGATTCGTTATGACGAACAGCTACACGACTGGCTTCTCTCAACTTCTGAGGGATTCTTCTCCTTACGTTCCTTCGACAGTAAGCCACACAAAGTGTCATCGCCGCCTCCAGTCAGTGTGATGGGACAGACAGTGTGGCAGCGTGACTGTTATGGAAGATGGCTGATTGGTTCTTTTGACGGGCTTTATTCCTGGGACAGGAACAGTTGTACAATCATTCCATACGAGAACTACATGACATCCTCACCCCGCATACCGGGTACAGCACCAGACGGACAAACCATTTCGGGCTATAGTTCAGACTTTACAAATAAGGAATGTGTCGTGAGCTACTTCAGCGGAACACCATTTGCAAACCAGCCCGAGGAACTGGAAAACAAGCCTATCTCACTTTGGAACCTTGCCTTAGAGATACACACGGGCAGGGTCTATGCTGGTGCATTAGGTTCTTTCCTCTTCATCTTCATGGCAGGACTACTCATTGTGTTCGTAATCGTATCTGGCAAGAAGCTATAG
- a CDS encoding Nramp family divalent metal transporter, protein MKNIFKELRRKDHPRVLGALDIFKFIGPGLLVTVGFIDPGNWASNFAAGSEYGYALLWVVTLSTIMLIALQHNVAHLGIVTGLCLSEAAVKYAPKWVGRPIIVSAILASISTSLAEILGGAIALQMLFGISIPTGSVLTTVAVLIMLFTNSYKKMERAIIGFVSMIGLSFIYELFLVDIHWPAAIEGAFVPTVPQGSLLIIMSVLGAVVMPHNLFLHSEIVQSRQIHLKGDERIRHMLKYEFIDTLFSMIVGWAINSAMILLAASTFFSHGQHVDELSQAQAMLQPLLGDNAANIFAIALLLAGISSTITSGMAAGSIFSGLFGESYNAKDTHSIVGIVLSLGIALLMIFFIGDPFKGLIISQMFLSVQLPFTVFLQVGLTSSKRVMGQYANSRLNMVFLYSLAGIVTLLNIWLLIESIA, encoded by the coding sequence ATGAAGAATATATTTAAAGAACTACGACGCAAGGATCATCCACGGGTTTTGGGTGCCTTGGATATTTTTAAGTTTATCGGTCCCGGCCTGCTTGTGACCGTCGGCTTCATCGACCCGGGCAACTGGGCAAGCAACTTTGCCGCAGGCTCAGAGTATGGTTATGCGCTGTTGTGGGTTGTGACACTTTCAACGATTATGCTCATTGCCTTGCAGCACAATGTAGCGCACTTGGGAATTGTGACAGGTCTCTGTCTGAGCGAGGCTGCTGTGAAGTATGCACCAAAGTGGGTGGGGCGTCCGATTATTGTAAGTGCGATCCTTGCCAGTATATCCACCTCGTTGGCAGAGATACTCGGTGGTGCTATTGCCTTGCAGATGCTTTTTGGAATAAGTATCCCGACAGGCTCTGTGCTGACGACAGTGGCTGTACTTATCATGCTGTTCACCAACAGTTACAAGAAGATGGAGCGTGCCATCATTGGTTTTGTGTCCATGATAGGCCTTTCGTTTATCTATGAGCTTTTCCTTGTCGATATTCACTGGCCCGCAGCAATTGAGGGAGCATTTGTGCCGACAGTGCCGCAAGGCTCACTTTTGATTATCATGAGTGTATTGGGAGCTGTTGTAATGCCCCATAACCTGTTTCTCCATTCAGAGATTGTACAGAGCCGTCAGATTCACTTGAAGGGAGACGAGCGCATCCGCCACATGCTGAAGTACGAGTTTATTGATACGCTTTTCTCCATGATTGTGGGGTGGGCTATCAATTCTGCCATGATTCTTCTGGCAGCAAGTACGTTCTTCTCGCATGGTCAGCATGTTGATGAACTTTCACAGGCACAGGCTATGTTACAGCCTTTGCTGGGTGACAATGCCGCAAACATCTTCGCAATAGCCTTGCTGCTGGCAGGTATTTCAAGTACGATTACAAGTGGAATGGCGGCTGGTAGTATCTTCTCGGGGCTGTTTGGCGAGTCGTATAATGCAAAAGACACGCACTCCATCGTGGGTATAGTCCTTTCGTTGGGTATTGCGCTTCTGATGATATTCTTTATCGGTGACCCGTTCAAGGGGCTCATTATCTCACAGATGTTCCTCTCTGTCCAGCTTCCTTTCACTGTTTTCCTGCAGGTTGGACTGACCTCGTCAAAGCGTGTAATGGGACAGTATGCCAACAGCAGGTTGAATATGGTATTTCTTTATTCACTGGCAGGCATAGTCACCTTATTAAATATATGGCTTTTGATAGAAAGTATAGCATAG